One window of the Natrinema sp. HArc-T2 genome contains the following:
- a CDS encoding DsbA family protein gives MRTTRRSTLVALGGTLTLSTTAGCLGGFGGGSLPDDCDGEAVETVDSLPHPTLGPEDAPVTVDVFEDFACGHCARFTTTVYPQIESNYIEPGDIRYRYFDYPIPVDENWSWRAASAARAVQDRTDAETFFSFAKGIYEEQSRLTEDGYQFIREVADDNGVDGCTVATAAKEEAYQAVVEADKQTGDDRGVPGTPAVFVDGELLENYAWDTVSAAIDGRLEGSN, from the coding sequence ATGCGAACGACGCGGCGGTCAACCCTCGTTGCACTTGGTGGCACGCTCACGCTGTCGACCACGGCCGGCTGTCTCGGCGGTTTCGGCGGCGGATCGCTTCCCGACGACTGCGACGGCGAAGCGGTCGAAACGGTCGATTCGCTGCCCCACCCGACACTGGGCCCGGAAGACGCCCCCGTCACCGTCGACGTCTTCGAGGATTTCGCCTGTGGCCACTGTGCGAGGTTCACCACAACCGTCTATCCGCAGATCGAATCGAACTACATCGAGCCCGGAGACATCCGCTATCGGTATTTCGACTACCCGATCCCCGTCGATGAAAACTGGTCGTGGCGTGCTGCCTCGGCCGCCCGCGCAGTACAAGATCGAACCGACGCCGAGACGTTCTTTTCTTTTGCCAAGGGGATCTACGAGGAACAATCCCGACTCACCGAAGACGGGTACCAGTTCATCCGGGAGGTCGCCGACGACAACGGCGTCGACGGCTGTACGGTCGCCACAGCGGCCAAAGAGGAGGCATACCAAGCAGTTGTCGAGGCGGACAAGCAGACAGGCGACGACCGGGGCGTCCCCGGAACGCCAGCCGTCTTCGTCGACGGCGAACTCCTCGAGAACTACGCGTGGGACACTGTCAGCGCCGCGATCGACGGGCGACTCGAAGGCTCGAACTAA